One Vitis vinifera cultivar Pinot Noir 40024 chromosome 15, ASM3070453v1 genomic window, GCCCATGCAGACTTTCTCCGGATCAGTTGCATTGCCAATGAAAGCATCAACAGTAAAACTTTCTCTAATTTCCCGGATTAATTTTCCTCGTGCTCTTTGGGCCTGTGAACAATATTGCAAATCCTAATcacaataaaatatattaagattATAAAAAACTAGAAATTTTAATCCCAACCCATTTTGAAGTAACAAGTTCACTTGATGATGATGTGATCAGATCTTAGAGAACTAACCTGGACATAGTCTACTGCAGGAATCACGCGTGCACGGCGTAGTTCAACAGGCCATTGGTCTTGAGCTTCATAAAAGTCATCCTCCCCAGTTCGCTGCCACTCATCAAAGTGAGCCAACATATCAACGTCCATCGTAAAATTGAGGATTCCTTGAACATGGTTGACAGTGTAATTCAATTTGAAAGGAACCATTTTAACGCCCTTTGATTCAAGTATACGAACAACCTGAGAAAGCCATCCCAAGAAGGTTCAATATATTAAAATCCAAAGTAACTCTACGAGCAGCATGAACGTGATAAAGTTCTTGACCTGGCAAAGGTCTGAGTGATCTATCTAACGATAATTTGAACtcaaaaattgtaattttaatacaTAGACCCACTCTTACCTCCATCTCAGCATCATCCAGATACCCAACAGTAAGATTTGTGATGTCTACTGAGAATGGGTCATCAAGGGAAATGTCTTTTGAGGAGGGATCATCTGGATCCTTTCCGAGAATGGCATCCAGGATAATTGAGCAATCTGCAGCACTTCGACAGAATGGTCCAATCTTATCCtgaatatatgtatatttagaTTCCACAACAAAATAAGGGAAACAAATGTAGCACATAAAGTGAAGATGATATGGTGATACCAAGCTTTCTGATATGCTCATTACACCTGTTCGACCAACAGCACCGAAAGTTGGGCGTAATGCAGTCACACCACAACGAGCAGCAGGGGAGGTTATGGAGCCACATGTTTCTGAGCCAATTGCAAAAGGAACCATGCCTGTGAGGGAAAATAATTTCTTAGTTGGTGCTTTGTTCATGGGAGGACTCAAACATAAAAAGGAACCAAGAAATCAAGCTAGAAAATCAAATGGgcagaaattaaaatttagaatagCTCAAGCACTAAATTAAGGATACCTGCTGAGGTGGAAGCAGCAGATCCAGAGGATGAACCACTAGAGTATTTCTTAATATTCCATGGGTTCCTCGTCCTACCTCCAAACCAGATGTCACTATATGCCAGTGATCCAGTAGCAAGCTTTGCAACAAGAACAGCCCCAGCAGACTTCAACCTGTACTAATCAGAGTCCAATTAAATGGCCTGAACATGACTGAAGATTTGTCATCAGGTTTCTCCTTTTTGTTTAAAAGATATAACATCTTTCTGCATGCTCCCTTTCCTTTTATTAAGGATTTGTATtcagaaagaaaaatgtaagaatggaaagaaagaagaaatattTGTAATACTTCTTGTAAACCCAAGCTTCAATGTCAAGAACTTGATCTTTGAAAGTTCTTGAACCCCAAGTAGTCTTGTACTGGGGTACCGAAATTATATCCTTCAACCCATATGGAATCCCATGCAGGGGACCTGTAACACAACTCAATATTACATTCTGAATCAAGGGATTTATTGTAccatatattaatttcaaatcttCAACTCTTATTTTGAGATTATGATGAGAAGAAATAGATCAAGGAGGTACCCAAATATATTCCTCGAGCAAGCATTTCATCAGCCTCTTTTGCCTGCTTGTATGCCAATTCTTCGGTGTAAGTGACCACAGCTTCAAGAACATGATTATACCTAGTGGTTCCCCAAAGCATATAAGAAAGATGACTAGCATAGACACATAGGAAACTTTCTTTTTTCTGCTTTATTACCTCTTTAATCTATGAAGAAAAATTCGAGTAAGCTCCTCAGAAGTAATTTGTTTTGTCTTAATGAGTTCCCCCAGTTCAAGAACCTGGTAAACATCAACAATTTCATATACAAAacactaaaaggaaaaaaaaaaaaaaaagtgaataaaaaatttggtgGTAGGAAAGACCTACAGTCATGAAGGCAATATCTTCTTCACTTTCGGGCCTCTGTATTCCAGAAATGGAGGGATAACTGAATCTTTTGCTTCTGCTTTGCACTTGTTCATTGCCCCACTCAggattgaaaatcaaataaggTGGATCATGTAAACCTCCATTAATGGAAGCAACTAACTTACGATTGGCTCTTGATATAGGGATGTTCAGCTCGGTTGCACCCTTCTCAATCTCGGCTATCTAAAAGGACAAAGAAGATGGAGTAATTATATGAGATAAAACTTGGATCATACAATCCAAAGTTAATGGATCATAAATAGTCTAAATTACAAGTTCATCAAAATCACCTTAGTATCATTGAAGAAGTCGGCATCAAATATTGCAAATGCACATTTAAGGGGTGAAACTTCATTAATCTTTTCCGAGCATCCAGCTTTGTCCTGatcaaagaaaacaagaatGTTTACTTGAGAGTAAAAATTAGAGAAACAatggaataaaaatgaaatggacTAGCTCTTCTCTGTTCTAAATGTTTGTTGGGTAGACAACATCTCCCCAAATGTCAGGGTACAAAATACAACGAGAGACAAATTGACATTTTCTTAAAAGGGGGGAAAATGAGTAAGGTTGGGAAATTAGCTTCCTTCTTAAGCATTTTCCCCTTTTCCCCTAAAACTCTTTGAGAACCAAAGGGAAAAGTATATGACCAATCAAAGCTCCTGCCAGTATATAAGGTGCTGTTTGGTCATcattttataagtaattttctttcttttagctGCTAAAATCAATGACAAAGTtaatttcaaaagaaagaaaaagtagttCCAAACTGCTAACTATTTCAGAGGAGGACAAGAACCACCTCCTCCTCATCCCCAATTCTTCAAAGCTAAATGGTGGGTTTTGTAGAAGCAGTGGCTGTTGTTTCATATTCATATCAGTTATCAAGTTTTTATGTATGTAGAGTCTCCAAATGACTGTTCACAAGCTCTAAACGTATAGAATGAAATCTGAAATTTCTATCACAGCAGGGACGAAACAGACCCACTCTTGGATGTTTCTGATacattaattgattgattatagAAATGGAGAGAGAAAGTTACCATAATTGCTCCAGTCCCGGCGAGAAGACGGTTGGACGAGATAAGAAAGAGGAGGCAAAAATAATACAGCAAACGTATCTTCGGGAGTTAGAGTGAGGTGGGAAGAAGGATGCTC contains:
- the LOC100253958 gene encoding uncharacterized protein LOC100253958 isoform X2, coding for MDKAGCSEKINEVSPLKCAFAIFDADFFNDTKIAEIEKGATELNIPISRANRKLVASINGGLHDPPYLIFNPEWGNEQVQSRSKRFSYPSISGIQRPESEEDIAFMTVLELGELIKTKQITSEELTRIFLHRLKRYNHVLEAVVTYTEELAYKQAKEADEMLARGIYLGPLHGIPYGLKDIISVPQYKTTWGSRTFKDQVLDIEAWVYKKLKSAGAVLVAKLATGSLAYSDIWFGGRTRNPWNIKKYSSGSSSGSAASTSAGMVPFAIGSETCGSITSPAARCGVTALRPTFGAVGRTGVMSISESLVSPYHLHFMCYICFPYFVVESKYTYIQDKIGPFCRSAADCSIILDAILGKDPDDPSSKDISLDDPFSVDITNLTVGYLDDAEMEVVRILESKGVKMVPFKLNYTVNHVQGILNFTMDVDMLAHFDEWQRTGEDDFYEAQDQWPVELRRARVIPAVDYVQAQRARGKLIREIRESFTVDAFIGNATDPEKVCMGNLVGMPVLIVPTGFTQISKPPPDGSRRRKTITTGIYAPPNHDHVALALGMAYQSVTEHHRQRPPIDDLGPMT
- the LOC100253958 gene encoding uncharacterized protein LOC100253958 isoform X1 — encoded protein: MDKAGCSEKINEVSPLKCAFAIFDADFFNDTKIAEIEKGATELNIPISRANRKLVASINGGLHDPPYLIFNPEWGNEQVQSRSKRFSYPSISGIQRPESEEDIAFMTVLELGELIKTKQITSEELTRIFLHRLKRYNHVLEAVVTYTEELAYKQAKEADEMLARGIYLGPLHGIPYGLKDIISVPQYKTTWGSRTFKDQVLDIEAWVYKKLKSAGAVLVAKLATGSLAYSDIWFGGRTRNPWNIKKYSSGSSSGSAASTSAGMVPFAIGSETCGSITSPAARCGVTALRPTFGAVGRTGVMSISESLVSPYHLHFMCYICFPYFVVESKYTYIQDKIGPFCRSAADCSIILDAILGKDPDDPSSKDISLDDPFSVDITNLTVGYLDDAEMEVVRILESKGVKMVPFKLNYTVNHVQGILNFTMDVDMLAHFDEWQRTGEDDFYEAQDQWPVELRRARVIPAVDYVQDLQYCSQAQRARGKLIREIRESFTVDAFIGNATDPEKVCMGNLVGMPVLIVPTGFTQISKPPPDGSRRRKTITTGIYAPPNHDHVALALGMAYQSVTEHHRQRPPIDDLGPMT
- the LOC100253958 gene encoding uncharacterized protein LOC100253958 isoform X3, encoding MDKAGCSEKINEVSPLKCAFAIFDADFFNDTKIAEIEKGATELNIPISRANRKLVASINGGLHDPPYLIFNPEWGNEQVQSRSKRFSYPSISGIQRPESEEDIAFMTVLELGELIKTKQITSEELTRIFLHRLKRYNHVLEAVVTYTEELAYKQAKEADEMLARGIYLGPLHGIPYGLKDIISVPQYKTTWGSRTFKDQVLDIEAWVYKKLKSAGAVLVAKLATGSLAYSDIWFGGRTRNPWNIKKYSSGSSSGSAASTSAGMVPFAIGSETCGSITSPAARCGVTALRPTFGAVGRTGVMSISESLDKIGPFCRSAADCSIILDAILGKDPDDPSSKDISLDDPFSVDITNLTVGYLDDAEMEVVRILESKGVKMVPFKLNYTVNHVQGILNFTMDVDMLAHFDEWQRTGEDDFYEAQDQWPVELRRARVIPAVDYVQAQRARGKLIREIRESFTVDAFIGNATDPEKVCMGNLVGMPVLIVPTGFTQISKPPPDGSRRRKTITTGIYAPPNHDHVALALGMAYQSVTEHHRQRPPIDDLGPMT